Proteins encoded in a region of the Mycolicibacterium chitae genome:
- the mbtM gene encoding long-chain-fatty acid--ACP ligase MbtM, translating into MNVLTSALTRAMTESDKDLVVLDRESGEWVRHPWAEVHARAENVAERISNGPAGEVGLVGEVTVEFVAALQGAWLAGRAVSILPSPIRGADPAQWAQSTLARFDGIGVTTVCSAGSELALLRDAESSVTLLDLPTVGHAQRSTTFAAVPDDGGYAVLQGTAGSTGTPRTAALRPEAVFSNVSGLLQHIGVDRAVDVGCSWLPVYHDMGLTFLLSGALGGCELWLAPTAAFSASPFRWLSWLSDSRATLTAAPNFAYNVIGKYARRVPEVDLSALRFAINGGEPIDCEGLDRFLTELHRFGLDPRAAAPSYGLAEATCAVSAPDPGTGLLADELWDPVTETVRQHAVLGNPIPGMELRIVAAEEHSGNSGKEIGEVEIRGTSMMSGYLGAETVAPGDWFKTGDIGYLTDGGLVVCGRAKELITVAGRNVFPTEVERVAAQVRGVREGAVVAVGTEPGAPRPGLVIAAEFRGAGEDAARSELISRVASECGVVPADVIFVTPGSLPRTSSGKLRRLEVRSNLEAVRT; encoded by the coding sequence GTGAACGTGCTGACGTCCGCGCTGACGCGGGCGATGACGGAGTCGGACAAAGACCTGGTGGTCCTCGACCGCGAGAGCGGCGAATGGGTCCGCCACCCCTGGGCCGAGGTGCACGCCCGCGCCGAGAACGTCGCCGAACGGATCAGCAACGGCCCGGCCGGCGAGGTGGGGTTGGTCGGCGAGGTCACCGTCGAGTTCGTCGCCGCCCTGCAGGGCGCCTGGCTGGCCGGGCGCGCGGTCTCGATCCTGCCCTCGCCGATCCGTGGCGCCGACCCGGCCCAGTGGGCCCAGTCCACGCTGGCTCGCTTCGACGGGATCGGCGTGACCACGGTGTGCTCCGCCGGATCTGAACTGGCACTGCTGCGCGACGCCGAGTCGTCGGTGACGCTGCTGGACCTGCCGACCGTCGGTCACGCCCAGCGCTCGACCACCTTCGCCGCGGTCCCCGACGACGGCGGCTACGCCGTGCTGCAGGGCACTGCCGGTTCCACCGGCACCCCGCGCACCGCCGCGCTGCGCCCCGAGGCCGTGTTCAGCAACGTCAGCGGCCTGCTGCAGCACATCGGTGTCGACCGCGCCGTCGACGTCGGCTGCTCCTGGCTGCCGGTGTATCACGACATGGGCCTGACCTTCCTGCTCAGCGGCGCGCTCGGCGGCTGCGAGCTGTGGCTGGCACCCACCGCGGCGTTCTCGGCCTCACCGTTCCGCTGGTTGAGCTGGCTGTCGGACAGCCGCGCAACGCTCACTGCCGCACCGAATTTCGCGTACAACGTCATCGGTAAGTACGCCCGCCGGGTGCCCGAGGTCGACCTGTCGGCGCTGCGCTTCGCCATCAACGGCGGCGAGCCCATCGACTGCGAGGGCCTCGACCGCTTCCTGACCGAACTGCACCGGTTCGGACTGGATCCCCGCGCGGCCGCACCGTCCTACGGGTTGGCCGAGGCCACCTGCGCCGTCAGCGCCCCGGACCCGGGCACGGGTCTGCTCGCCGACGAACTGTGGGACCCGGTCACCGAAACCGTGCGGCAGCACGCCGTTCTGGGCAACCCGATCCCGGGGATGGAACTGCGGATCGTCGCCGCCGAGGAACATTCGGGCAACTCCGGCAAGGAGATCGGCGAGGTGGAGATCCGCGGCACCTCGATGATGTCCGGTTACCTCGGCGCCGAAACCGTGGCCCCCGGCGACTGGTTCAAGACCGGCGACATCGGCTACCTGACCGACGGCGGCCTGGTGGTGTGCGGCCGCGCCAAGGAACTCATCACCGTCGCGGGCCGCAACGTGTTCCCCACCGAGGTCGAACGCGTGGCCGCGCAGGTGCGCGGGGTGCGCGAGGGCGCGGTGGTGGCCGTCGGCACCGAACCCGGTGCGCCACGGCCGGGATTGGTGATCGCCGCGGAGTTCCGCGGCGCAGGCGAGGACGCCGCCCGCAGCGAGTTGATCTCGCGGGTGGCCTCCGAATGCGGCGTGGTGCCCGCCGATGTCATCTTTGTCACGCCCGGCTCGCTGCCCCGCACCTCATCGGGCAAGCTGCGGCGACTCGAAGTACGAAGCAATTTGGAGGCGGTTCGCACATGA
- a CDS encoding LLM class F420-dependent oxidoreductase, which produces MDVGLHALGVGTGAERTVIDAVAAAAERAGFATLWAGERVVMVDESASRYPYSDDGVSPVSPDSDWLDPFITLSFAGAATTRIGLATGVLVLPEHNPVVVAKRAASLDKLCAGRLALGVGIGWVREEFDALGVPFARRAARTADYVAALRALWRYDVASHDGEFVQFHDVRVNPKPRNRTLPIVLGGNSEAALEQAARWADGWYGFNLADVEEAAEAAATLRRLTRAAGREPGDLRLCAALREPMPGDARRLADAGFDEMVLVSSPPYDPIAAEAWVGELARQWIGPAH; this is translated from the coding sequence ATGGACGTGGGCCTGCACGCGCTGGGTGTTGGCACGGGCGCCGAGCGCACCGTGATCGATGCGGTGGCGGCCGCGGCCGAACGGGCCGGGTTCGCCACGCTGTGGGCCGGGGAGCGGGTGGTGATGGTCGACGAGTCGGCCTCGCGTTACCCCTACTCCGACGACGGTGTCAGTCCGGTTTCCCCCGACAGCGACTGGCTGGACCCGTTCATCACGCTGAGTTTCGCGGGCGCGGCCACCACCCGCATCGGGTTGGCGACTGGGGTGCTGGTGCTGCCCGAGCACAATCCGGTGGTGGTCGCCAAGCGCGCGGCGTCGCTGGACAAGCTGTGCGCGGGACGGTTGGCGCTCGGCGTCGGAATCGGCTGGGTGCGTGAGGAGTTCGACGCGCTCGGCGTGCCGTTCGCGCGGCGCGCGGCGCGCACGGCCGATTACGTGGCCGCCCTGCGCGCGCTGTGGCGCTACGACGTCGCCTCGCACGACGGCGAATTCGTGCAGTTCCACGACGTGCGGGTCAACCCGAAGCCGCGCAACCGCACGTTGCCCATCGTGCTCGGCGGCAACAGCGAGGCGGCGTTGGAACAGGCGGCGCGCTGGGCCGACGGCTGGTACGGGTTCAACCTCGCCGACGTCGAGGAGGCCGCCGAGGCCGCCGCCACGCTGCGACGATTGACCCGGGCCGCCGGCCGCGAGCCCGGGGACCTGCGGTTGTGTGCCGCGCTGCGGGAACCGATGCCCGGCGATGCCCGACGGCTGGCCGACGCCGGTTTCGACGAGATGGTGCTGGTGTCGAGCCCGCCGTATGACCCCATCGCGGCCGAGGCCTGGGTGGGGGAGCTGGCGCGGCAGTGGATCGGGCCCGCACACTGA
- a CDS encoding cupin domain-containing protein: MQPISLTKVVDEQLEAARTARAGRSAQTVRGGHDHSLRETVIALAGGQQLAEHESPGEATLQVLRGKVRLIAGDDSCECSTGDFVVIPPVRHSLEAVEDSAVLLTVLAAQRG, from the coding sequence GTGCAACCGATATCGCTGACTAAGGTCGTCGACGAGCAACTCGAGGCGGCCCGGACCGCGCGGGCCGGGCGTTCGGCGCAGACCGTGCGCGGCGGCCATGACCACTCCCTGCGGGAGACGGTGATCGCCCTGGCCGGCGGCCAGCAACTGGCCGAGCACGAGAGTCCCGGCGAGGCCACGCTGCAGGTGCTGCGCGGCAAGGTTCGCCTCATCGCCGGGGACGATTCCTGCGAATGCTCGACGGGTGATTTCGTGGTGATCCCGCCGGTGCGGCATTCGCTGGAAGCTGTGGAGGATTCGGCGGTTTTGCTGACGGTGTTGGCCGCGCAGCGCGGCTGA
- a CDS encoding acyl carrier protein yields METSHPEAVSAALEEILRDDLSVDISRVTRESRLIDDVGLDSVAFAVGMVAIEDKLGAALTEEDLLSCETVGDLEAAILAKVPAAK; encoded by the coding sequence ATGGAAACGTCTCACCCGGAAGCGGTCAGTGCTGCCCTCGAAGAGATCCTGCGCGACGATCTCAGCGTCGACATCAGCCGGGTCACGCGTGAGTCGCGGCTGATCGACGACGTGGGCCTGGACTCGGTGGCCTTCGCCGTCGGCATGGTCGCCATCGAGGACAAGCTCGGCGCGGCGCTGACCGAAGAGGACCTGCTCAGCTGCGAGACCGTCGGGGACCTCGAGGCGGCCATCCTGGCCAAGGTTCCCGCCGCCAAGTGA
- a CDS encoding GNAT family N-acetyltransferase: MTEPAPSPASPNGSATATTDDLPVLPRELTDISADVRAVPPPPLPSIGEPYGIRLADPTVDAPMISEWMNRPHLVEAWESPWSTDRWRGYLRAQLAGTYSRPLVCSRHGEDLGYLEVYRAAKDSIAPRYDADPYDLGLHAAIADLRIVNRGFGPLLLPRVTKSLFELEPRCRRIMFDPDHRNTGARRLCEFAGCEFLGEHDMSNRRMALYALTRPAD; this comes from the coding sequence ATGACTGAGCCAGCGCCGAGCCCCGCATCGCCCAATGGGTCCGCCACCGCGACGACGGACGACCTGCCCGTGCTACCCCGGGAACTGACCGACATTTCCGCGGACGTGCGCGCCGTGCCGCCGCCGCCGCTGCCCTCGATCGGCGAGCCCTACGGGATCCGGTTGGCCGACCCGACGGTCGACGCGCCGATGATCTCGGAGTGGATGAACCGTCCGCACCTGGTCGAGGCGTGGGAATCGCCCTGGTCGACGGACCGCTGGCGCGGCTATCTGCGGGCGCAGTTGGCCGGCACCTATTCGCGCCCGCTGGTGTGCAGCCGCCACGGCGAGGATCTCGGCTACCTCGAGGTCTATCGGGCGGCCAAGGATTCGATCGCGCCGCGCTACGACGCCGATCCCTACGACCTGGGCCTGCACGCGGCCATCGCCGATCTGCGGATCGTCAACCGGGGCTTCGGTCCGCTGCTGCTGCCGCGGGTCACCAAGAGTCTGTTCGAACTCGAACCGCGTTGCCGGCGAATCATGTTCGATCCGGATCACCGCAACACCGGGGCGCGTCGGCTCTGCGAGTTCGCCGGGTGTGAATTCCTCGGCGAGCACGACATGTCCAACCGGCGGATGGCGCTCTATGCGCTGACCCGCCCGGCGGACTGA
- the mbtN gene encoding mycobactin biosynthesis acyl-ACP dehydrogenase MbtN, with protein sequence MTAAVEVSVDEYRELLGKVFDERVVAWTAEAEKTERFPRELIEYLGSSGVFSAKWGDAQLPHVGKLLELAYQLGHLGSAGIAVGVSLHDSAIATLRRFGKSDYLKDICEQAIRGEAVLCIGASEESGGSDLQICETEVRSARGGFEVRGVKKFVSLSPIADHIMVVARSIDHDEGSRHGNVLLIAVPTAQTEVQTPYRKVGAGPLDTAAVHIDTWVPQDALIARAGTGLAAVSWGLAHERMSIAGQVASSCQRVLGITHARMVNRRQFGSTLFEHQALRLRMADLQARVDLLRHGLNGIAATGKLDLRSAAAVKVTAARLGEEVLAECMHIFGGSGYLVDETPLGQWWRDMKLARVGGGTDEVLWELVAAAMKPDHDGYADLIGG encoded by the coding sequence ATGACGGCAGCGGTCGAGGTATCGGTGGACGAGTACCGGGAACTGCTCGGCAAGGTCTTCGACGAACGCGTGGTCGCCTGGACCGCTGAGGCCGAGAAGACCGAGCGCTTCCCCCGCGAACTCATCGAATACCTGGGTTCCTCGGGTGTTTTCAGCGCCAAGTGGGGCGACGCGCAGCTACCGCATGTCGGCAAGCTGCTCGAATTGGCCTATCAGCTCGGCCATCTCGGTTCGGCCGGGATCGCCGTCGGGGTCAGCCTGCACGACTCCGCGATCGCGACGCTGCGCCGGTTCGGCAAGTCCGACTACCTCAAGGACATCTGCGAGCAGGCCATCCGCGGTGAGGCCGTGCTGTGCATCGGCGCCTCCGAGGAGTCCGGCGGCTCGGACCTGCAGATCTGCGAGACCGAGGTGCGTTCGGCGCGAGGCGGTTTCGAGGTTCGCGGGGTCAAGAAGTTCGTCTCGCTGTCCCCCATCGCCGACCACATCATGGTGGTGGCGCGCAGCATCGACCACGACGAGGGCAGCCGGCACGGCAACGTCCTGCTGATCGCCGTGCCGACCGCGCAGACCGAGGTCCAGACGCCCTACCGCAAGGTCGGCGCGGGCCCGCTGGACACCGCCGCGGTGCACATCGACACCTGGGTGCCCCAGGACGCGCTGATCGCGCGCGCCGGCACCGGGTTGGCCGCCGTGTCCTGGGGGCTGGCCCACGAGCGGATGTCGATCGCCGGCCAGGTGGCCTCGTCGTGCCAGCGGGTGCTGGGCATCACGCACGCCCGGATGGTCAACCGCCGGCAGTTCGGTTCCACGCTGTTCGAGCATCAGGCGCTGCGGCTGCGGATGGCCGACCTGCAGGCCCGGGTGGACCTACTTCGCCACGGCCTCAACGGGATTGCCGCCACCGGCAAGCTGGATCTGCGCTCGGCGGCCGCGGTGAAGGTGACCGCGGCACGCCTCGGCGAAGAGGTGCTCGCGGAATGCATGCACATCTTTGGCGGCTCCGGCTACCTGGTCGACGAGACACCGCTGGGTCAGTGGTGGCGTGACATGAAGCTGGCCCGCGTGGGCGGCGGCACCGACGAGGTGCTCTGGGAGTTGGTGGCCGCGGCGATGAAGCCCGACCACGACGGCTACGCCGACCTGATCGGCGGCTGA
- the crcB gene encoding fluoride efflux transporter CrcB: MSVLLWLAVAVLGGLGAVARYLVDSAVTRRVARAFPYGTMAVNLSGALLLGFLGGLTLGPSAALLVGTAFVGAYTTFSTWMLETRLLAETRRYWPALANIVVSVTLGLAAVWLGQAIAALGRG; this comes from the coding sequence ATGAGCGTCCTGCTGTGGCTGGCGGTCGCGGTGCTCGGTGGGCTCGGCGCGGTCGCGCGCTACCTCGTCGACAGCGCGGTCACCCGCCGGGTCGCCCGGGCGTTCCCGTACGGCACCATGGCGGTCAATCTCAGCGGGGCGCTGCTGCTCGGTTTCCTCGGCGGGCTGACGCTGGGACCGTCCGCGGCCCTGCTGGTGGGCACGGCGTTTGTGGGCGCCTATACGACGTTCTCGACGTGGATGCTGGAGACCCGGCTGCTGGCCGAGACTCGGCGCTATTGGCCGGCGCTGGCCAACATCGTGGTGAGTGTCACGTTGGGCCTCGCGGCGGTCTGGCTGGGGCAGGCGATTGCGGCCCTGGGCAGGGGGTAA
- a CDS encoding YihY/virulence factor BrkB family protein produces MASGSWWSRMEAVLDAIPMALLRRSIAVFNRAPRPVRQTWRLVLRTLRGAAQDRVPGLAAEAALFSLISLPALLLAILGSLGFIAETLGPAGTEALRQLVLEVPEAFLSERTFAAYEQTVEAMLAQRRGSVISIGILLSLWTGSRAMHRYLETIAIAYGVSPRRLGQRRLLALGLTVAGLLGAVALLPPLVLGPDLIESMAPPAVAAATLHVLDLLFWPAVGVLVLLGLATLYHLGAPWHTPWRRDLPGAVLAMALWLAAAAALRAYLAFSVQDDAAYSQLAVPIAVVLWLYLTALAVLLGAEVNAVIEKMWPHERHPWRLRRRTAEDSQ; encoded by the coding sequence ATGGCGTCGGGCAGCTGGTGGTCGCGGATGGAGGCGGTTCTGGATGCCATCCCGATGGCGCTGCTGCGGCGCAGCATCGCCGTCTTCAACCGGGCGCCGCGTCCGGTGCGTCAAACGTGGCGGCTGGTGCTGCGCACGCTGCGGGGGGCCGCCCAGGATCGGGTGCCCGGTCTGGCCGCCGAGGCCGCGCTGTTCTCGCTAATCTCGTTGCCGGCGTTGCTGCTGGCGATCCTCGGGTCGTTGGGCTTCATCGCCGAGACGCTGGGCCCGGCGGGCACCGAGGCACTGCGTCAGCTGGTGCTCGAGGTTCCCGAGGCGTTCCTGTCGGAGCGCACCTTCGCCGCCTACGAGCAGACCGTGGAGGCCATGCTGGCGCAGCGGCGCGGCAGCGTGATCTCCATCGGCATCCTGCTGAGTCTGTGGACCGGTTCGCGGGCGATGCACCGGTATCTGGAGACCATCGCGATCGCCTACGGCGTCAGTCCGCGCCGGCTGGGCCAACGGCGGCTGCTGGCGCTCGGCCTGACGGTCGCCGGCCTGCTCGGGGCCGTCGCGCTGCTGCCGCCGCTGGTGTTGGGCCCGGACCTCATCGAGTCGATGGCCCCGCCGGCGGTCGCCGCGGCGACGCTGCACGTCCTCGATCTGCTGTTCTGGCCGGCCGTGGGCGTCCTGGTGCTGCTGGGGTTGGCGACTCTGTACCACCTTGGGGCGCCGTGGCATACACCGTGGCGGCGTGACCTGCCGGGCGCCGTGCTGGCCATGGCGCTGTGGTTGGCCGCGGCCGCGGCACTGCGCGCCTACCTGGCGTTCAGCGTGCAGGACGACGCGGCCTACAGCCAGCTCGCGGTGCCGATCGCGGTGGTGCTCTGGCTCTACCTCACGGCGCTGGCCGTGCTCCTCGGCGCGGAGGTCAACGCGGTGATCGAGAAGATGTGGCCGCACGAGCGCCACCCCTGGCGCTTGCGCAGGCGCACCGCAGAAGATTCGCAGTAG
- the crcB gene encoding fluoride efflux transporter CrcB, translating to MFGHDKRALAAVFVGGAVGTLARAALAEFAVHDPARWPWQTFVANIAGALLLGFLSTRLPPDSHRRRMLGTGFCGGLTTFSTMQLETVRMLEHQHYGLALGYTAVSLVTGLAAVRLAGGLGRR from the coding sequence GTGTTCGGTCACGACAAGCGCGCGCTGGCAGCGGTGTTCGTCGGCGGCGCGGTCGGCACGCTGGCCCGCGCGGCGCTGGCCGAGTTCGCGGTGCACGACCCGGCGCGCTGGCCGTGGCAGACGTTCGTGGCCAACATCGCCGGCGCGTTGTTGCTCGGCTTCCTGAGCACGCGCCTGCCGCCCGACAGCCATCGCCGACGGATGCTGGGCACCGGGTTCTGCGGCGGGTTGACGACGTTCTCCACCATGCAACTCGAGACCGTGCGGATGCTCGAACACCAGCACTACGGCCTGGCCCTCGGTTACACGGCGGTCAGCCTGGTGACCGGGCTGGCGGCGGTGCGGTTGGCCGGCGGGCTGGGGCGCCGATGA